In Clostridium sp., one DNA window encodes the following:
- a CDS encoding ABC transporter permease produces MKISITLQTKTIKKLGIFLFWIVIWEIVSILVGSNILLPSPFQVLRSLMILIGKMYFWKSILYSLFRVILGICASIALGIIVGIISGTNKFVEDLLQPLVVSIKATPVMSIIIIALVWFSSSNVVIFTAILICFPMVYTNVLEGIKSADKSLIDMARFYKVKEKHILKDIYLPGIKSYIVSGILMCLGIGWKVSVAAEVLSTPKYSIGINLLDAKTMLETSELFAWTSVVVVLSFAFEAIFKYFVSKLSSYKSCE; encoded by the coding sequence ATGAAAATTTCTATTACACTTCAAACAAAAACAATTAAAAAATTAGGTATTTTTTTATTCTGGATTGTAATATGGGAGATAGTTTCTATTTTAGTAGGTAGTAATATATTACTGCCATCTCCCTTTCAAGTACTAAGGTCGCTGATGATTTTAATTGGAAAGATGTATTTCTGGAAAAGTATATTATATAGTTTGTTTAGAGTAATTTTGGGAATATGTGCTTCAATAGCCTTGGGAATTATTGTAGGAATAATTTCAGGAACCAACAAATTTGTGGAAGATCTTTTGCAGCCTCTGGTGGTTAGCATAAAGGCAACACCGGTAATGTCTATTATAATAATAGCTCTTGTCTGGTTCAGTTCTTCAAATGTAGTAATATTTACAGCAATATTGATATGCTTTCCTATGGTATATACAAATGTGCTCGAAGGAATAAAATCTGCAGATAAAAGTCTTATAGATATGGCAAGATTTTATAAAGTAAAAGAAAAACATATACTAAAAGATATATATTTGCCTGGAATAAAAAGTTATATTGTATCCGGAATACTTATGTGTCTCGGTATAGGATGGAAGGTTTCAGTTGCGGCTGAAGTATTGAGTACACCTAAATATTCCATAGGGATAAATCTTCTTGATGCAAAAACCATGCTTGAAACATCTGAATTATTTGCCTGGACATCTGTAGTAGTAGTGCTGAGCTTTGCATTTGAAGCTATATTCAAATATTTTGTCAGTAAACTCTCTTCATATAAGTCATGTGAATAG
- a CDS encoding ABC transporter substrate-binding protein produces MKKKFGVILTALILVFSTFFISGCSNSSSPSGNSQGKQQVSQKDRIKVAALKGPTGIGMVKLMEDDKSNYDISMYDSADQVVSKIVSGDVDIAAVPSNLAAVLYNKTKGQVKLAGINTLGVLYIVENGNSVKNINDLKGKTIYSSGKGAVPEFALNYILKKNGLDPEKDVNVVYKMSHNDVAAAVAAKKASIALLPEPFVTTVKMKDKDLNIPIDLTKEWNKVSGKDSNLIMGTVIFTKNFADKNGKAANQFLKKYKDSVDFVNKNTADAAKIVEKNGIIPKAKVAEMAIPRCNIVFISADEGKKSLKNFYSILMNDYPKSIGGKLPDENFYYTSNKNN; encoded by the coding sequence TTGAAAAAGAAATTCGGTGTTATTTTAACAGCACTTATTTTAGTATTTTCAACATTTTTTATATCAGGTTGTTCAAATAGTTCAAGTCCATCAGGGAATAGTCAGGGCAAGCAACAGGTGTCCCAGAAGGATAGAATTAAAGTTGCAGCCTTAAAAGGACCTACTGGAATTGGAATGGTAAAACTCATGGAAGATGACAAGTCGAATTATGATATTTCCATGTATGATTCAGCAGATCAGGTAGTATCTAAAATTGTATCTGGTGATGTAGATATAGCGGCAGTACCTTCCAATCTGGCTGCAGTTTTGTATAACAAGACAAAAGGACAGGTGAAATTAGCAGGAATAAATACCCTTGGAGTATTGTACATAGTTGAAAATGGTAATTCGGTCAAGAATATAAATGACTTAAAGGGCAAAACAATATATTCCAGTGGCAAAGGTGCAGTACCGGAATTTGCGTTAAACTATATATTGAAAAAAAATGGGCTGGATCCTGAAAAAGATGTTAATGTAGTTTATAAGATGAGTCACAATGATGTGGCAGCAGCAGTTGCCGCAAAAAAGGCCAGTATAGCATTGCTGCCAGAACCATTTGTAACTACTGTAAAAATGAAGGACAAAGATTTGAACATACCTATAGATCTCACTAAGGAGTGGAATAAGGTATCTGGAAAGGACAGCAATCTTATTATGGGAACAGTTATATTTACAAAAAATTTTGCGGATAAAAATGGTAAGGCTGCCAATCAGTTCCTCAAAAAATACAAGGATTCTGTGGACTTTGTGAATAAAAATACAGCTGATGCAGCAAAAATTGTAGAAAAAAATGGGATAATTCCAAAGGCAAAAGTAGCGGAAATGGCTATACCAAGGTGTAATATAGTTTTTATAAGTGCTGATGAAGGAAAGAAATCCTTGAAAAATTTTTATAGTATATTGATGAATGATTATCCAAAGTCAATTGGAGGAAAATTGCCGGATGAAAATTTCTATTACACTTCAAACAAAAACAATTAA
- a CDS encoding DEAD/DEAH box helicase, with product MNNISFNDLNLHPKVLQSIDAMGFEEPSQIQAESIPIILEGHDVIGQAQTGTGKTLAFGAPMLSKIDNTSKHISTLILTPTRELAIQVNDELSKIAKFRKIRLMPIYGGQPIERQIRSLKHGTDVVVGTPGRIIDHINRRTIDLSKIEFLIIDEADEMLDMGFIDDIESIIKSTNSNRQTLLFSATMPNQIKKLASNYMSKDVKYVKIEKSTLTVEKIKQYYYEIKHKDRFESLCRILDVDEPSSAIIFCKTKRGVDELVESMQARGYNVEGMHGDMNQNQRLNTLRKFKDGSLEFLVATDVAARGIDVENVSHVINYDLPQDTEYYVHRIGRTGRANKDGIAYSLVTPREYILLKQIEKFTKSKIKRKEVPTVDDIFEAKYKHISEKIRAVLAENNFKKFIPAATELDEEFNLVDVAAALMKMVFDSELSFDYKENSISKNVDENVRLFLSIGRMDKITPRKLIKFLGETSSVEAHEIGDIDILNKFTFINVPESISSVILKKTNGKKFQGRRVSVEIAKNKDSKNK from the coding sequence ATGAATAATATTAGTTTCAATGATTTAAACTTACATCCCAAGGTGCTTCAATCCATAGATGCTATGGGTTTTGAAGAACCTTCTCAAATTCAGGCGGAATCAATTCCTATAATATTGGAAGGTCATGATGTAATAGGTCAGGCACAGACCGGTACAGGTAAGACACTGGCTTTTGGTGCCCCTATGCTGAGTAAAATAGATAATACAAGTAAACATATTTCAACTCTTATACTTACCCCTACACGAGAACTTGCAATTCAGGTAAATGATGAACTGAGCAAGATTGCCAAATTCAGAAAAATCCGTCTTATGCCCATATATGGCGGTCAGCCAATTGAAAGGCAGATAAGATCATTAAAGCATGGTACGGATGTTGTAGTTGGAACTCCAGGAAGAATAATTGACCATATAAACAGGCGCACAATAGATTTGAGCAAGATAGAATTTCTAATAATAGATGAAGCCGATGAAATGCTTGATATGGGATTTATAGATGATATAGAAAGCATAATAAAGAGCACGAATTCAAATAGGCAGACTTTGTTATTCTCTGCCACAATGCCAAATCAGATAAAAAAACTGGCTTCCAATTATATGAGCAAGGATGTAAAATACGTCAAAATAGAAAAAAGTACTTTAACTGTAGAAAAGATAAAACAGTATTACTATGAAATCAAACATAAGGACAGATTTGAATCACTGTGCAGGATATTGGATGTAGACGAACCCTCAAGTGCCATAATATTCTGCAAAACAAAAAGAGGCGTGGATGAACTTGTAGAATCCATGCAGGCAAGGGGTTATAATGTAGAAGGAATGCATGGTGACATGAATCAAAATCAAAGATTAAACACATTGAGAAAATTCAAGGATGGGAGTCTGGAATTTTTAGTTGCAACGGATGTTGCTGCCAGAGGAATAGACGTAGAAAATGTGTCTCATGTAATAAACTATGATCTTCCACAGGATACTGAGTATTATGTACACAGAATAGGCAGAACCGGAAGGGCAAATAAAGATGGAATAGCTTATTCCCTTGTCACTCCGAGAGAATATATACTTTTAAAGCAGATAGAAAAATTCACTAAAAGCAAGATAAAAAGAAAAGAAGTACCTACAGTGGATGATATATTCGAGGCAAAATACAAACACATTTCAGAAAAAATTCGAGCCGTACTGGCAGAAAACAATTTTAAAAAATTTATTCCTGCCGCTACTGAATTAGATGAGGAATTTAACCTTGTCGATGTTGCAGCAGCTCTTATGAAAATGGTATTTGACAGTGAACTGAGCTTTGATTATAAAGAAAACTCCATAAGCAAAAATGTAGACGAGAATGTACGGTTGTTTTTATCAATAGGCCGTATGGATAAAATAACCCCAAGGAAGCTAATTAAATTCTTAGGTGAAACTTCTTCTGTAGAAGCCCATGAAATAGGAGATATAGACATTTTGAACAAATTTACTTTTATAAATGTTCCTGAAAGCATATCCTCCGTTATTTTAAAGAAAACCAATGGAAAGAAATTTCAGGGAAGACGTGTATCAGTGGAAATAGCCAAAAACAAGGACTCAAAAAACAAATAG
- a CDS encoding phosphoenolpyruvate carboxykinase, protein MRKEFYLKSGKVMINFTEKFCESPEKLFESSAFKVILTRYLGKIKDKDTSVYKYIYECTRIEETDKLADVIRSIFKLLMVLDAEHIENLDVNCKYIFNDKDKFILFIEDFYRFWRKIERYTIIQNNKAGEGFQNVSFIDANNRFSQLILDTYRKIEENILSQKPQIYRQLPAGGNAGLVLEDVRWPYPKDYEGLQNIPFIKSIILDPPFIIYPKKNTRTGMFKEYSSNPLKECTINPDHWFCYPAKVGDLMAYIYFHRDFMAHGVTLCNLFEIAKEEEYMNKKPDIVYVFGARDNSENMRTIFYDDSQNNIMLGYINYNEAIDYFGYMKKMTLTLHNLIMIKRGFLPVHGAMVNIITKDNKTANIIIMGDSGAGKSESLEAFRELGDKYISDMKIIFDDMGTVRINNEGEIMAYGTEIGAFVRLDDLDTGYAFREIDRSIFMNPDKINARLVIPVSSYTEITCGYPVNLFLYANNYEDGEELEYFDRCEEAIGVFRNGARMAKGTTSEKGLVKTYFANPFGPAQKHEETDKLLEKYFRKFFEKGIKVGQLRTRLGLKGREKEGPRKAALKLIEEIKNI, encoded by the coding sequence ATGAGAAAAGAATTTTATCTAAAAAGTGGGAAGGTAATGATAAATTTTACCGAAAAATTTTGTGAGTCGCCTGAAAAGTTATTTGAAAGTTCTGCATTTAAAGTTATTCTTACCAGATATTTGGGGAAAATAAAAGACAAGGATACTTCAGTATATAAATATATTTATGAGTGTACCAGAATTGAGGAAACGGACAAGTTGGCAGATGTCATAAGAAGCATATTCAAATTACTTATGGTGCTTGACGCGGAACATATTGAAAATTTGGATGTCAATTGCAAATATATATTTAATGACAAAGATAAATTTATACTATTTATAGAAGACTTTTATAGGTTCTGGAGAAAAATAGAAAGATATACCATTATACAAAATAATAAAGCAGGTGAAGGATTCCAGAATGTAAGTTTTATAGATGCAAACAATAGATTTTCACAATTGATTTTGGACACTTATAGAAAAATAGAGGAAAATATACTGTCTCAGAAGCCGCAGATATACAGGCAGCTTCCAGCGGGAGGAAATGCCGGCCTGGTACTTGAAGATGTAAGGTGGCCATATCCAAAAGATTATGAGGGACTTCAAAATATACCATTTATCAAATCCATAATATTGGACCCACCATTTATAATATATCCTAAAAAGAACACGAGAACTGGAATGTTTAAAGAATATTCCAGCAACCCGTTGAAGGAGTGCACTATAAATCCAGATCATTGGTTTTGCTATCCGGCAAAAGTAGGGGATCTCATGGCATATATATATTTTCACAGAGATTTCATGGCTCATGGTGTTACTTTGTGTAATTTGTTTGAAATTGCAAAAGAAGAAGAATATATGAATAAAAAACCTGATATAGTCTATGTATTTGGTGCAAGGGACAATTCTGAGAATATGAGGACTATTTTTTATGATGACAGTCAAAATAATATAATGCTGGGTTATATAAATTATAATGAGGCCATAGACTATTTTGGATATATGAAAAAGATGACGCTGACCCTTCACAATCTCATAATGATAAAAAGAGGATTTTTACCTGTCCATGGAGCAATGGTGAACATAATTACAAAGGACAATAAAACTGCAAATATAATTATAATGGGAGACAGCGGTGCCGGTAAATCTGAAAGCCTTGAGGCATTCAGAGAGCTTGGCGATAAATATATAAGCGATATGAAAATCATATTTGATGATATGGGTACGGTAAGAATCAATAATGAGGGTGAGATAATGGCCTATGGGACTGAAATAGGTGCTTTTGTCAGGCTGGATGATCTGGATACGGGTTATGCATTCAGAGAGATAGATAGGAGTATATTTATGAACCCTGATAAAATAAATGCCAGGCTTGTTATACCTGTATCAAGCTACACTGAAATAACATGTGGATATCCTGTGAATCTATTTTTATATGCCAATAATTATGAGGATGGGGAGGAATTGGAATATTTTGACCGCTGTGAGGAAGCAATTGGTGTATTTAGGAATGGAGCAAGAATGGCAAAGGGAACTACTTCCGAAAAAGGTCTTGTGAAGACATATTTTGCAAATCCATTTGGACCTGCACAAAAACATGAGGAAACAGATAAGCTTTTGGAAAAATATTTTAGAAAGTTTTTTGAAAAAGGCATAAAGGTAGGACAACTTAGAACGAGATTGGGTTTAAAGGGAAGGGAAAAAGAAGGTCCAAGGAAGGCTGCATTGAAGCTCATAGAGGAAATAAAAAATATATAA
- a CDS encoding YitT family protein, producing MMKNLKDILLLLFGCFLVSFGTYFFLAPCHIAAGGISGAAIIINSIFPSIPIGLFMMCMEAFLFLIGIIVIGPVFGGKTIFCSLSVSLMILIMEKIYPGLKPFSSDTLLQLIFGILICGAGMGIVFNRNSSTGGTDIIAKIINKYTKISIGKCILIPDILITLAAGAVLGIDRGMYSMLGVLLNATIIDRIILTLNTYKQVAIISSKGEDIKNYIVDVLDRSATIYYAKGAYKNNENEVITTILNRKQFIKLKEYIVKTDDKAFITVSEVNEVLGEGFSSII from the coding sequence ATGATGAAGAATTTGAAAGACATATTATTATTACTGTTCGGATGTTTTTTAGTATCTTTCGGAACTTATTTTTTTCTTGCACCATGCCATATTGCAGCTGGAGGAATAAGTGGTGCCGCCATAATCATAAATAGTATTTTCCCGAGTATACCAATAGGATTGTTTATGATGTGTATGGAAGCATTCTTATTCCTAATCGGCATTATCGTAATAGGTCCCGTATTTGGAGGAAAAACTATCTTCTGCAGCCTCTCGGTATCACTTATGATACTTATTATGGAAAAAATATATCCTGGATTAAAACCTTTTAGCAGTGATACTCTACTCCAGCTTATATTTGGAATACTCATATGTGGTGCAGGTATGGGAATTGTCTTCAACAGAAATTCATCTACAGGAGGAACTGATATAATAGCCAAAATAATAAATAAATATACAAAAATAAGCATAGGCAAATGTATATTGATACCCGACATTTTGATAACATTAGCTGCTGGTGCTGTATTGGGAATAGACAGAGGCATGTATTCAATGCTGGGCGTACTCTTAAATGCAACAATAATTGACAGGATTATTTTAACTTTAAATACATATAAGCAGGTAGCTATAATAAGCTCAAAAGGAGAAGATATAAAAAACTATATAGTAGATGTACTTGATAGAAGTGCAACTATATATTATGCAAAGGGTGCCTATAAGAACAACGAAAATGAAGTTATAACAACTATACTTAACAGAAAACAATTCATAAAACTAAAAGAATACATAGTCAAAACTGACGACAAGGCTTTTATCACTGTAAGCGAGGTAAATGAAGTACTTGGAGAGGGATTTTCAAGTATTATATAA
- a CDS encoding YbaK/EbsC family protein produces MSVESVIKYFKDRNLENPVFKLPDSGATVQQAAEVIHTEPKYIAKTLAFKVGDEDILVVVRGDLKVSNKKFKNLFKTKAKMVEHDKVLNEIGHPVGGLCPFGLKNDMKIYMDVSIKDFDYVYPAAGSKDYAMKISPEKMFDLVKGEWVDICKDSQ; encoded by the coding sequence ATGAGTGTGGAAAGTGTAATAAAGTATTTTAAGGACAGAAATTTGGAAAATCCAGTTTTCAAATTGCCGGATAGCGGGGCTACAGTTCAGCAGGCTGCGGAGGTCATACATACGGAGCCCAAGTACATAGCAAAAACACTGGCTTTTAAAGTAGGAGACGAGGATATTCTGGTAGTTGTACGGGGAGATCTCAAAGTCAGCAATAAAAAGTTCAAGAATTTATTCAAGACAAAGGCCAAAATGGTAGAACATGACAAAGTATTGAATGAAATAGGTCACCCTGTGGGAGGGTTATGCCCGTTTGGCTTGAAAAACGATATGAAGATATATATGGATGTTTCAATAAAAGATTTTGACTATGTATATCCTGCAGCAGGGTCAAAGGATTATGCCATGAAGATTTCACCTGAAAAAATGTTCGATTTGGTCAAAGGAGAATGGGTGGATATATGTAAGGACTCCCAATAA
- a CDS encoding M16 family metallopeptidase, whose protein sequence is MFNAVEKVLSNGIKLITVKKDTQISSLHLGIKIGSIYENPDEKGISHFIEHMLFKGTEKRSNEKLNAELENLGGEYNAYTDYTCTVYSITNLEEELEKSIEIISDMILNPTFECGEIERERKVILSEIKSGNDDIEQLSFRKINEAAFKKSPLRYDTCGTEDTIKVFTKKKLMEFYRKFYVPNNCFISVVSHYEHDYVLKLVQKYFSSWEYRKVESRKVVAEKNFPCMKSGYKRDIEQSTVMFLFTLYDLSKKEELALRILNHKLGESANSILFRKLREERGLAYDVYTDLNLTQYVKTLYIYTAVNEENIEVTVNTVLKCIEDIKDENIVFDSSSISIMKKALKTAVAFTLEDSTDIGEYVLSQSIEGNSIFKFVEDIKEIEKVKEDDIYKVARKIFNDPTIYILRESDKE, encoded by the coding sequence ATGTTCAACGCGGTTGAAAAAGTTTTATCAAATGGAATAAAACTTATTACTGTAAAAAAGGATACGCAGATTTCATCTCTGCATCTTGGAATAAAAATAGGTTCTATATATGAAAATCCAGATGAGAAAGGAATATCACATTTTATAGAACATATGCTCTTTAAAGGCACGGAAAAGAGATCAAATGAAAAATTAAACGCAGAATTGGAGAATTTGGGTGGAGAGTATAATGCATATACGGACTATACATGCACTGTGTACAGTATTACTAATTTAGAAGAGGAATTGGAAAAATCCATAGAAATCATTTCTGATATGATACTTAACCCTACATTTGAATGTGGAGAAATTGAAAGAGAGAGAAAGGTTATACTGTCGGAAATAAAGTCGGGGAATGATGATATAGAACAACTTAGTTTCAGAAAGATAAATGAAGCGGCATTTAAAAAAAGCCCTCTCAGATATGATACATGTGGAACAGAGGATACAATTAAGGTATTTACAAAGAAAAAGCTCATGGAATTTTATCGTAAGTTCTATGTTCCGAATAATTGCTTTATATCCGTAGTATCACATTATGAACACGATTATGTATTAAAGCTTGTTCAGAAATATTTTAGCAGCTGGGAATACAGGAAAGTTGAATCGAGAAAAGTTGTAGCTGAGAAAAATTTTCCATGCATGAAGAGTGGATATAAAAGGGATATTGAGCAGAGTACAGTCATGTTTCTGTTTACACTTTATGACTTAAGCAAAAAAGAGGAACTGGCCCTTAGAATATTAAACCACAAGCTTGGTGAAAGTGCCAACTCGATATTGTTTAGAAAGCTCAGGGAGGAAAGAGGGCTTGCCTATGATGTATATACTGATTTGAATTTAACTCAGTATGTAAAGACTCTCTACATATATACAGCAGTGAATGAAGAAAATATTGAAGTTACAGTGAATACCGTCTTAAAATGTATTGAGGATATAAAAGATGAGAATATAGTATTTGACAGCAGCAGTATTTCCATTATGAAAAAGGCTTTGAAAACTGCAGTTGCCTTTACTCTGGAAGACAGTACGGATATCGGAGAGTATGTACTTAGCCAGTCAATAGAAGGAAACAGCATATTCAAATTCGTGGAAGATATAAAAGAAATTGAAAAAGTTAAAGAGGATGATATATACAAAGTAGCAAGGAAAATATTCAACGATCCAACTATTTATATTTTAAGGGAATCTGATAAGGAGTAG
- the recX gene encoding recombination regulator RecX, producing the protein MCKNIVTGIKLQGKDRVNVYVNNEFSFSCSSEIIYSHNVVKGKHIDVDSLRRIIEEDSYIKCKSQALRIIERSYKTKKQIYDRLVEKNYDVDTIKRTLIFLKKYKFIDDHKFARMYINEKIGRSGKNKIRYDLVKKGIGEDTIEEELKNIDESLYEENARKLALKKYNIMVKECHDIGNMYRKLGNYMVRNGYDIQLAKSILAKVIKKEDFKYAENIYRKDIDSLYSIAKKRYNIIARSEKDIDKIYKKLGQYLLRRNYLWEDIKPVLKRVLNDSCENFR; encoded by the coding sequence ATGTGTAAAAATATAGTAACCGGGATAAAGCTGCAGGGTAAGGACAGGGTAAATGTATATGTAAATAATGAATTTTCATTTTCCTGTAGTTCAGAAATTATATATAGTCATAATGTAGTAAAAGGGAAGCATATAGATGTAGATTCTCTAAGGAGAATAATTGAAGAAGACAGTTATATAAAATGTAAAAGTCAGGCTCTTAGAATTATAGAGAGGAGCTATAAGACAAAAAAACAAATTTACGACAGACTTGTTGAAAAAAATTATGACGTGGATACAATAAAGAGGACATTGATATTTTTGAAGAAATATAAATTCATTGATGATCATAAATTTGCAAGGATGTATATAAATGAGAAAATAGGCCGTTCCGGCAAGAACAAGATAAGATATGATCTTGTAAAAAAAGGAATAGGGGAAGATACAATAGAAGAGGAACTGAAAAATATAGATGAATCATTGTATGAGGAAAATGCCCGTAAATTGGCGTTGAAAAAGTATAATATCATGGTGAAGGAATGCCATGACATTGGTAATATGTATAGAAAGCTTGGAAATTATATGGTTAGAAATGGGTATGATATACAGCTTGCTAAAAGTATTCTGGCGAAGGTAATAAAAAAGGAAGATTTCAAGTATGCAGAAAATATTTACAGAAAAGACATTGACAGCCTATATTCAATTGCGAAAAAAAGGTATAATATAATAGCAAGATCTGAAAAGGATATTGATAAAATATACAAAAAGCTTGGACAATATCTTCTGAGAAGAAATTATTTGTGGGAAGACATAAAGCCCGTTCTAAAAAGAGTTTTAAATGATAGTTGCGAAAATTTTAGATAA
- a CDS encoding ABC transporter ATP-binding protein, with amino-acid sequence MQDNKHGYEVVIKNLYKNYEKNNIFYGLNMEFIKGKITVVLGASGCGKTTLLNIISGMDKDYEGDVAVNSGSMSYVFQEDRLIKNLTVYENVAFVLKSHIGKKDISSIVLKCLEMVHMEQYRNKFPEELSGGMKRRVAFARAIAYNASLVLLDEPFKGLDTELKDEIMDEFLTIHRQSNNTVIVVTHDKYEAEKLGDIIYSLS; translated from the coding sequence TTGCAGGATAATAAACATGGTTATGAAGTTGTAATAAAAAATTTGTACAAGAACTATGAAAAAAACAACATCTTTTATGGACTTAACATGGAATTTATAAAGGGTAAAATCACAGTGGTGCTTGGGGCATCAGGTTGTGGAAAAACCACACTCCTGAATATAATATCAGGAATGGATAAAGATTACGAAGGAGATGTGGCTGTAAACAGCGGGAGTATGTCCTATGTATTTCAGGAAGACAGGCTAATAAAAAATTTAACAGTATATGAAAATGTCGCTTTTGTACTTAAATCCCATATTGGCAAGAAAGATATCAGCAGTATTGTTTTAAAATGTCTGGAAATGGTCCACATGGAACAATACAGAAACAAATTTCCAGAAGAATTGAGTGGAGGAATGAAAAGAAGGGTGGCTTTTGCAAGGGCCATTGCCTATAATGCAAGCTTGGTATTGTTGGATGAGCCATTTAAAGGGCTGGATACTGAATTAAAAGATGAGATTATGGATGAATTTCTCACAATACACCGACAGTCAAACAATACTGTGATAGTCGTAACACACGATAAATATGAGGCTGAAAAACTGGGTGACATCATTTATTCACTGTCATAA
- the greA gene encoding transcription elongation factor GreA, whose product MDNIILTEAGKKKLEDELEYLKTVKRVEIKAALKSARAQGDLSENADYSAAKDDQSMTETRIQELENQLKNAVIIESSSDADIFDINKTALVKFLDTDDTEEVTLVSSVEADAKNMKISIESPLGKALFRLKIGEKATVESPDGNYGVKVEKLL is encoded by the coding sequence ATGGACAATATAATATTAACAGAAGCAGGGAAAAAAAAGTTGGAAGACGAACTGGAATACTTAAAAACAGTTAAAAGGGTAGAGATAAAAGCAGCCCTAAAGTCAGCCCGTGCCCAAGGTGATCTCAGTGAAAATGCAGATTACAGTGCTGCCAAGGATGATCAGTCAATGACTGAAACGAGAATACAGGAATTGGAAAATCAGCTCAAAAATGCTGTGATAATAGAAAGTTCTTCAGATGCTGATATCTTCGACATAAACAAAACTGCACTCGTAAAATTTCTTGATACAGATGATACAGAAGAAGTCACACTTGTAAGTTCTGTTGAAGCAGATGCGAAGAATATGAAGATAAGCATAGAATCGCCTCTTGGAAAAGCTTTATTCAGATTAAAAATTGGGGAAAAAGCTACCGTGGAATCTCCTGATGGAAACTACGGCGTAAAAGTTGAAAAGCTGTTATAA